In Setaria italica strain Yugu1 chromosome IX, Setaria_italica_v2.0, whole genome shotgun sequence, the genomic stretch aataatatatgattttaagtTAAAATAGATAAAGCTAACTTGGATTAAGAAGGAAACATGAGAATGATGATCCATTACCACACTAGCTGTGCGCCGCCCCGCAAGTTACGATCACGACGCCCCACGTGGACGTAGCGTAGGCACAGTGCTCCATTCGTCGGACAAGCGTGGGCTGCGACCGGACTGGCGTTTGTTGGAAGCGTGGCACACGGAACGGAAGGCAGAACACAGGCGGAGTCGCTCTTGTTTCCACACGCGACGCGAGTACGCAACCGACCGCATTCCTCGGACTCGTGGGCCGCGACCGACTCGCCGGCGCAGTCGGATGCGACACGGAACGTGTTCACATCGGAGCGGGTAACGGCCTCCCCGTGCTAGGAGACGGGTTCTCAGATTCTATCGATCCACACCGGCCGATCTCGCTGACGACGTGCAGGTGCAGCGCATGTACTTGCCAGCGGAACTGATCTTTCGTTAACGAATCCTGCGACTGTGATGAAAGACATTTCCTTCCTCTGTTCACGCGTGAAACCAGGTATGGACGGCCACCGCCTGCCTGCCGTCTCCCAAGTGATTTAGCAGGTGTTTGATaccatgtgctaaagtttagcctgtcatatcggatattcgaaggctaattaggaagactaaatatgagctaattataaaactaactacaAAACTGCTGAGcaaattcgcaagacgaatctattaaacctaattataGGAATTAgatttataattaatctatatttaatactgtAATTAGTATAAATAGGTGCCGTTCCGATCTCTCCCCGCACGACGCGCAAGTCCCCATTCCTCGAACACGTGATGGCCTGCGCCTGCGACCAGCTGGCATTCCTTGGAACAcataggccatgtttagttccctcaaaactcccaactctgacactatgcaaaaagaagattccccatcacatcaaacttgcggtacatgcatggagtactaaatgtagatgaaattaaaaactaattgcacagttttattgtactttgcgagacgaatcttttgagcctaattagtcaatatttggacaataattcacaaatacaaatgaaaagCTACAGTGTGCTACGGTGCTATAACGgtaattttgcacctccaaactttgggcaACTAAATAAGGCCATACACTCGGTCATCACGAGTAGGAGCAGTGGCTCTAAACTTGCACACCTACTGCGGACTGGTGCTGTTCACATCAACCAGGTGCCCCGCTGATGATCACTACTGTTACAGCTTGGGTCAGTGGAACGGAACGGCTGTCAAAGAACCTTCAAAGCTGGGTCGGTCGCGCTCGCCGATGACGTGCCGGTGCCCGGTGCGTGTCGTTGTTCCGGGACTTACCTTTCCGTTGGTCACACCTCGTGGGTTGTTCCACGCTTCTACAGGCTCCGGATCGACGCAGCCTTCTCCCCCCGTAACGATCAGCTTGCCCGGCAGCAAGTTTGCCTGCGATGATCAGATCCTGTTCGCTGTCACTCTGTCAGAGTAACAAGAAATTTGGTTGGTCCGAGCAAAACAGATGATCCAGCTCTCGGCTCTCATCATTCCTATGGGCGACCTTCTGGACGACGACGCGTCCCCGTGATCTAGGCATGcctgcccgccgcccggccactGCTGGGAATGGGATCTCCGCGGGTCGCCACAGTGCCCCCCATTCCTCCAACTCGTGAGCGGCGACGGACGGTCGTCTGATGGGGGAAGCCGACGCGGAGCGCGTCCACTCGGTCAGTGTGCAGTCGATCGACAACGGTAGCCGCAGGACCGGTTGCGCCTCCCCGTGATAGCAGCCGAGCTCGAGGACTTCCTCGACCGGCCGGAACCGTCGCTGTCCGTGTGGTGGTCTTCCAACAAGAGGTTTTTGGTTGGGTTAGTCCCCGGTTGCACCTGCCGCTGCAACTAGTAGGTTCGTCGAAGACATTCGCACACGGATCGGACGGGGACGCAACGGAACGGTACCAACGAGCAGCTGCCCCGTTCGCACGTCCTTGGCGAAGGCATACGCTACTCCTCCTCGTCGTACTCGTAGCCAATGCCAAGTTGTGCCCTCCTTCCATAGCCCGTgcggcgaggccggccgggCCCGGCTCCCAGTCCCAGCGCGTGATCAAACCGCGAGGTCGCACACGGGTTCACGGCGGGATGCCGGACGGTGGAGACGACCCACTCCCACCCACCGGCGGGGACGGGCGCTCGGCTCGTTCACTGCCCTCGTCACGGGGCAACGTTCCCGGTCGCGGCAGCTTTGACGTTCCTGTGCTTCGCTTTCTAGAAGCCACCCGGTCATCGGCACGCGACACCTGTCCCCTCGGCCACCTACCTCTCTTCTGACTGAACAAAAGTatctgcccgccgccgccactcgcctGACCACCCAACTACCTATCAGGGAGTCCGCTTATCATCACAGCTGTGAGCTGGTCCGGGATTACCGGTTTTCTGGAAGACTAATCGCGGTTTGTTTTGTGGATTTTCGTAGTGCCAGATGCCCAGATTAGCAGGCCGATACGTTTCACGATCTGTGCTAATTCTATCCTTTTTTCTACCGACGATCTCCTCTGCGTACTCGACCAAACTCGTGGTCCTGGGAATCCAAGCTACTCCAGTAGTCCACCGTTCTTCTCCTATGCCTCCCGTACGTGGAGGCTGTGTCTCCACCGTTACCACCACACCTGGCACCGCCGTCCTAGCTACTCGTACCAGCAATAAAATAGGGTCATGTGTCGTCAATTTCCGTTGCATACGGCCATGTGGCACTTCTGTTGCTGTCACGTTGCCATGCCACCAATGCAACGCACGTTCGTTAGCATATTTCAAACTATGTACAAAAGGGAACAGTAAGGGTACTGGAAAAACAAGAGGGAGACACTTTtcactccctccatttcaaatgataagtcatttcaattttcttgaGAGTCgaagcatctcaagtttaatcaaatttatacaataaagtactaatattcatgataccaaataagtaccattagtttcttcattaaatatatttccATAGTATATTTATTCGGTGCTACAAAACTTTGTGatcatctctataattttagtcaaacataaaatgctttgactctcaaaaatgacttataatttgtaatggagggagtagaaccTTTGAACAGCGTGCTGATTTTACAAATGTCTTTAGCAACATACTAACGGTTATGAAAATTTTGTTAGAGAATGATAGGAGAAGAGGTGGGGTGTACCATAAAAGTCAAAAGATGAATATTTGACAGGAGGTTGTGGCATTATGTTAACCAAGTTCTACATCTCATGTTGTGCCACATGCCCTCATGCATAAACTTCAAATTCTTCGTCACTGCGATGTGGACCCGCCAAATTTCAGAAGAACTCCGCCAAATTTTGCAACAGAGACGAGATTTTCATCTTTCCCTCTATTACCGTGACTGTGAGGCAGAATATTACTAGACGCTTCTCTTAACTTCTATAAAATTGGATGAAGGCACGCGTATACGAGAAATTTTGCAACGTGGACCATTATTTTGCATCATTCTGTCACCAGTAATGTCAGGCCCACATATCCATCAACAACCTACATGCCACGACGGCACCACCAACAATTTTCTGACTAACTAAATCGAACGTCAAATCACCCAATCCTACATCCATCCTTACGTTTTGTTCAAGCATGATATTTTTGCTGACTGCTTCTCTCTTAAGCGCACACAGCCGCTCTTGCTGCATCTTTTTTGTGGTACCATATCTCTGCGAGCTTGTTTTATCTAATATAATTATTTTTCATCAAGAAACACATTAATATTTAATCTTTGGAATTAACTGGACTAGTTGTGCGTGCGCATATGCTGATTTGTCGAATTGCAACGCATTGCGCCTTGCACTTTATATACCCCTACGCTAAATGTTCACTCCGATCTCCTAAATTCTTGGGCAAGCCACCATATGGCTCCTGTCACACTTGCTAACTTGCTGTGTCCTAGTTGATGTGCGTCGTTTGTGATTGAGAATTTTACACACTGAAAGTTGGTTATTCGAGGCCTTAACAACTAAGAGTAGTGCTTGTTTTTGTCTAAGTTGGTTATTCCAACGCCTGCTGACCGGTGACGATGTCCACATCAAAGTAGCCACAATCACTAGCCGGAAATCGTTCGTGCCAGTCCAGAATCTGTACCGCACGTCTACGCACACGGACAAGTGGAGTGGAGTAGTGGACCGGCGGTcagggacgacgacgagccTTTTCCGAAGTTAGGAATGGTCGCGAGTGCACGGCATTGCGCCGTGTCACGACGGGCCGGTGTCACGGAAGACGTGCAGTGCGCGCACGCAGGTCACTGTTCGTGAACTGATTTTCCGTGTTAAGCGGTAAGACTTCGCCATGCCGTCGCCCGGGGGTGTCTTACCCGGGGAGGCGGGGACGTGCCGTTTCTCCTGCAACGACACGCGTGCCCGGCGAATAAAGTCTAGAAACTAACGCACGATGGGATCGAGACCCCACAGGCAGTCGTTTTTCTTCTCCTCGCTGCCGTAACAAACCCATGAAAAAGACTGAACTAGAAGTCCAGCTTAATTTGTTCGGCAAAAGCTTGTCATCATCGAGCGAAGAACAACaattccttttcccttttccgTTCGCGTGCGCTCTGTTGCGGTGATCTTTTCCCTCCAGTTCCGCCTGTCACTCCGATCCGTCGGGCACCGCGCAAGAGCCAGCTCTCGCTGCTCGCAGAAAACCGTGTCGTCCTCCCTCCGTCCGATCCACGGCTGGCGACGCCCGCTTCTCCACACGCAACCGGCGCGTCGGCCACAGCCCACAGTGCATGCCCCCTGTTCCTTGCCTCCTCGGACTCCTGAGCAGCGACCGACAAACTGACGCTGTCGCCTGTCGGAAGCGACACGTAACGCATCCACTCGGTCACACTCACTGAGTCACACGCACAGCGGCACAAGTGGCGCCCGTGGCAGCACCTTCCCGTGATACACGACTAGCATCGCAGTCAAGTACGTACTCAAGTTCTAGTGCTTTCCGGGTCGGAACGGTCGCCCTCCGTGCAGCCCGATCGAAAAGCGTGTTACAGAGCTCGGGTTCACCGAACGCAGCCGCAGCAGGCCCGCAGCAGGTCTCGCTCGCACACGGAGCCAGCAAGGCAAGTCAGCGGTGCAAGGTTAAGAGCACCTCCAACAAACTTTTGACTCTATCCAAGCTATAATGACTTTCTCATTTCAACAACCTATCCATTTACCACTCTTCAAATACTAACAACTAGGTTACTCTCTAGAAATAtacactctccatccactccaacaGATTCTCCATTTCGCACTACAACAATCTCTTTATTTTGCACTATCAATTATGGTAGTTACTGCATGCGGGGCAAACACTTTGGGAAGGCAAATTGACTTTGTAAAGACTTGCTAAGTTTGGCATGTGTGAGAGGAAGTTTGGCAAATCGGATGAGATGAAGAATCAGATAGCAACTCTGTTGGACTACGATTTTCTTACTGATTTGCTAAATTTTAAGTTGGATAGCAACTCTTTGCTCTAAGCACTTGCCCCAGTTGCCCTGACCTCACGGGGTGTTCGTCGTCGGCTGAAAACAGCTAGTAGAGCAGCAAAGAGATGGACATCGAGCGAGGCCAATCCCGGGGGCAATGCAAAAACCGGCTTCCGAAACCGCAGCGGATTCGCGCGTCACGGCTGCCGGCTGGATCTCCCCcacccatcgccgccggcgatctGCGGCCGTCGTCAGGAGGCCGCGCGTCACGTCAgcgtcgacgtcgccgtcggcgcGGTGAGCTTTGCTCGGTGAAAACGCAGTCGTGGAAGCATCGGTGCGCAGTGACTAATTAACTTTCTCCGCGGGCCGAGCATCTCTGCCAGCTCGCCTTCCCGCCGGCCTATCAAAAAAAAGTCAGCTTATCATCGGCAGTTCGGCACATCTGTTCCGGGATCACGGGGTTCTGGAAAGACTAATCGCGGTTTTGTGTCTATTTAATTTAATAAAAGTAGTCGTGGCAAGCAGATACGTTTCGGTGAGCtgagcagtagctgagctgaGCAGCAGCGCAACGTCGTTGTCGAATTAAATGATCCCGCCTATGTAATTTCTACGCACGCCAGAGACGAAAGAGAGCTCTCCCTGGAAATTTTGGTTCCCTGAATATACTAATTTCCTTTGGTAATAAAAAATTCCGAAATCGAAGGAATTCCCCTTGCCATGTTGGAGATGTGTGGTCCCAGTACCGTCTGCTGACTGGACGTGACATGCTGCATTCGCCCCAGTAGCTAGCCGCCGTCACTTTGCGTTTCGGTGCAGCGTCAGCGAACAAACCGGCCGGCGGTCAAGGGTTGGAAAAGACTTCGGTGAACGGCGCCGCCACGTGAGGCCGTGACCGATCTCGTTCGAGGCGGCATCAGTCATGGATCGCATGCCATTGTTCTGGACCTGATTGCTCTGCAGGCCACGGCCTTGCGTATTGGATTATGCTCTGCCACCGATACTGTAACCATCTGCCAGCCCGGTGTGGCcgcccggcgacggcgaggagcctACACGCACGTTTGGATCCGGATGGCGCCTATTTGTTCAGACCATTTCGTCTCACGAAAACGAGGTCTTGGCTTTCTTGTGCGACCGGCGCACCGTCCCTTCCCTTCCCAGTTCCCTCGGAGACTCGTGAGCGGCGGCCGGCTGGCTCATGACGCTGCTGGCCGCGACACGGAGTGCACGCACTGCTCACAGGTAGGAACTACAGCGCAGTGGCCGGTAGGAATCATGCACGGCACACGCACACCCCCGTGATAAGCTTAGTCAACTTCTAGGACTTTACGGACCGGAACTGTCGCTGCCCGTGTGATCGATCGCTCGGGTTCACCGCGCTCATGAAGCCACACCCCACGCGGCGTAGGGCGGTCCAGGCACTTGGCCTGCCGTCACGTGTTCGGCGAAAGATCACTCGTCATATCCAAAGCTGTGCTCTCCTCGATCTCTCCCCTTGCGCCAGCTTCCAGCTTCCAAACGTGTGAAACTGGCAAACCAACCCACCGATTCGGGTGGGACGCGGGCCGGCTGGagccccaccaccaccggccggccgtcgtcacgggcgcgggcgggctcTCGCGCTTTGCCGTTTCTGGAAGCATCAGCGCGCGGCAGCTGCGTCCTCCTCGGCGTCCACTCACTCCCGAATATCTCAGCCGGCGGCGCGAGAGGAGTCAGCTTATCATCGTGACAGCTGTCCCGGGAATCACTCGCCGGTTTTCTGGAAGGCCGATCGCGGTTTGTTTATTGCAGTCGTGCCAGATTAGCGAAGCCGTTAGCCCGTTATACATCGTGTGAACGAGTGAACCGTCCGTCCCCTGTGTGTTCACTACGCCTCGCTTTGTGGTTGCGGTTGCGGTTGCGGCCGTGATCATCGTGCCGTACTTGCACAGCTGCGATCACAAGTCCACCTTCCGTGCCTCCCGCGGTATGTGTCCACCGTTGCCACCACAGCTTACACGTCCAGGCTGCTCATGCACAGTGATCCACCTCAACCACCCGGTACCATCCTTGGTGCCGTATCGCCGGATCATTGTAGCCCACGCGACTGTTTTTCCAAATTTCAAAACTAGTACAAATCATTCGGACAGTTCACGAGAATTTGTAGAAGGAACAATTCAAATCCGTATATAAAGTGGGAAGAATATCGTTGTGCTCCAAACATAAGTATGCACAAAACATAATTCAAGGCATGAATCACATATATACATAGTGCTGAACTGCTGATATGATGTTCTTACGCACCTAAACTTTATGAACACACAAAACATAGAAGACACTGTGAAGAAGATTATACAAGAAGATTATACGTTTAAGTATGTTCTTAACACATGCAACACGGCTGCAGCTACTGCTACAAAGGAAGAGCAGCTCATCGACTGTTGGTGCTGCTGGCTTGCAGCCGCAGCCGTGCCAGCTATTCCGGGTAGGCCAAGTAAAAAAATGATCAGTACTGTTTATACACGTGATGTGCTAAAGCATAGCAGTATACAAGTGGAGTATTTGTAAATAAACGTGTGTCACGCAGTGTGACATTTGGATTTGGAAACGGGATGAAGCTACCGTGTACCTTCACCTTGTCAGCATACAGGCTGACAGGCAGTGTAACAGATAAGAAAAGGAGACGAAATTACAGCGATAGATGCAACAGCGATAGATGCAACTACCTATCAACGGAACCCGGTCCACGCAGCTTACCTGTCTTGAACAAACAGTAAACCGCGCACCCGTTCTAAAAAACCCAAGAACAGCGAGTCAAATCACCCAATCCTATAAAGCGACACCTCACAGGATAACCACCGTAGACTCCGCGCCTCTTCCCCACCCTCACCTCACCCCGGACGCGCTTTCCCCCGCACCAAGGCCTCGTGCCCTGCTACTTAACCTAACCCCACCGCCGAACAATTCCCCATTTCTGATTCCCTCCTGCTCAGACGAGTCgatagggagagagagagagagatagaggaggaAGCCAAGAACAAGCTGCGGTACCCATCTTGCGCGCGCTCGTGCCtgcacagagagagagagagagagagagagagagagagagagagagagagagagagagagagagagagagagagagaggaaagatTGGATTTTGGTTTACGGTTGGTGAGCGGAGATGTTGAGGGCGCTGACGAGGTGCTGCGGCCACTGgccgccgggcgcggcggcggcggacgggatgCTGTGGCAGACGGAGCTGCGGCCGCACGCGGCGGGGGAGTTCTCGATGGCCGCGGCGCAGGCGAACGTGGCCATGGAGGACCAGGCGCAGGTGCTGGCCTCCCCATCCGCCACGCTTGTCGGCGTCTACGACGGACACGGCGGGGTCGACGCCTCCCGTTTCCTCCGATCCCGACTCTTCCCCCATGTCCAACGTGCGTTTGATTGCTGTTTACTAGCACCCGCCTTCTCCTTTCTTGCCTTTGATCGTGCCTAGCTGATTCTGCGGTTTTCTTGTGGCAGGCTTCGCGACGGAGCAGGGGGGAATGAGCACGGAGGTGATCCGGAGGGCGTtcggcgcggcggaggaagaGTTCCATAAGCAGGTGAGGCAGGAGTGGACGAAGCGGCCGCGGATGGCCGCTGTGGGCTCCTGCTGCTTGCTCGGGGCCATCTCCGGGGACACGCTTTACGTGGCCAACCTCGGGGACTCCCGCGCCGTGCTCGGGCGTCGAGTGGTTGGGGGAGGGGTGGCCGTCGCCGAGCGGCTGTCCGACGAGCACAACGCGGCGTCCGAGGAGGTGCGGCGGGAGCTCGCCGCTCTCAACCCCGATGACGCGCAGATCGTGGTACATGCCAGGGGGGCGTGGAGAGTGAAGGGGATAATTCAGGTGAGGATGCGATGAATTAGCCATTTCATTTGATTGACTTGGTGTGTCTGGGAGAATTTGGAGGTGAAAGATGGCTGCTTGCAGTTTAAAAACTACATCTTTGATTCCTTCTTGCTGTGTCTGCGTTAGAATTATGGCTATTTTGTTTGCAAGTTAGGATATGGCATAGTGGACTTACAAGTTTGTTATGAAGTTCTATCATAATTCCGTAATTTATACCCAAGTCTGAACTCCCGCGTGACCACGATGAATAGCCAGGAGGATCCTAAACTTGGAAATTAAGCTACCTCCTCGATCTTTTAGTGGGTTTTCAGTCAGCCAGCAAGTCAGAGAATTTGCTAACTTTGTGTTCTTATATTGCTGTGCTGTTGATGATCCATACTATAAGGGGTTAAATATTACAGTATTGCAGAAATGGAACTGACAAAATGGAAAAGTCTTCCTCTAAATTTTTAGGACTTGAGCTTGCTGATCATACAGAAGATTTTTCTCACCACTTTAAGAAAGAACATTGAAATGGCCAACTTTTGACTTTTCATATCTTAGGGATCACTATTCTGCAAAATATCTTCTCAGATTTTAGGTACCGTACAACTTAGCATAGCAACCTGGGAGGTTGGGGCAGCAACTTCTGCACGTGAGCTACTTTTTTGTGTTATAAGCTACTTTGCATATCTTGGCTGACTAATGAACTTGTACACATTGTTTAATCAACTTTTGTATCGTGTCTTTTTCTTTCATATAGTGTGATCGTTATTCTTTAAATATCTAGTTACAACTTAGCATTATCCTGGGTTTACAACTTCTGCCTGTGCGCTGCATCTTTGTGTTGCAAGCTGCTTTATATCTTGGCGAACTAATGAGCTCGGCCAAGTGCCAAACACTGGTGAATGTGAAGTTTCACATAAGTAGAGAAACATAGTAACATAAGCTAACATGTGATGGCTTTACTGTCAGGTGTCAAGATCCATTGGTGATTTTTATCTGAAGAAACCGGAGTACAGCTTGGACCCCTTGTTTCGGCAAGTTGGCCCCCCTGTTGCATTGAAGAGGCCAGCTCTAAGTGCTGAACCATCAATTCAAGTTCGCAAGCTGAAACCAAATGACCTATTCCTGATATTTGCTTCAGATGGTCTTTGGGAGCACCTCAGTGATGATGCTGCGGTGCAAATTGTCTTCAAGAATCCAAGAACTGTAAGTTATCATCATCGGTCATTTCATCACAGGgtcttcattttttttgcatagtttgCAGTCTAACTATAACTAATTAAATTTTCACAAATTTGTGCAGGGAATAGCCAACAGATTGGTGAAGGCTGCCTTGAAGGAAGCAACAAGGAAAAGGGAGGTCAGGTACCGCGACCTGAGGACGATCGAGAGGGGAGTGAGGCGGCATTTCCACGACGACATCAGTGTTGTGGTGGTCTACCTCGACCGCCACCGTGAACGTCGCCACACCAGGGTCATCGATTCGAGCAGCAATTGCACCAGCGCACCCGTTGACATCTACTCATCCAACACCCACCAGTCCGCGGAACCCTTGCAATCTTATAAGAGCTGAGCTCCGTGGAATGGACTGGACGGCTTGCAAGTTAGGCTTCTCTCTGGCTGGTGGTGAACTGTAGTTGCAGATCAGGGTGCGCGAACTGGAGTGCCACTGCCATTGGAGGAGCTCGAGATGTACATAGATAGCGTGGGTGCGTGGCGTTTTGATGCCGGAGAAGATCATTTGGTCTTGGATTATGTAGCATAATTGGTTAACGCAGCAGCatttctgtttctttctttttgtcgGATTGTCGGACTAGTTGAAGTGTCGCACGCGATTAAAAATAAATTACATACAagatatttataaataaatatagcTATAAGAAATCATAATTATTGTTTTGTCAACAATACATCATATAGCTAACTAACTCGTACGCTGATTGATCATTTACATCTTCAGACTTTGGTCTTGGGATGAATGAGCCAGGGAACATGTAGTCATACAAGTATTTTAATGTAGTCCTAATGTAGTTTCCCTAAACAAACAACATATATTTTCTTCACATTTCTCAAACACCACCCTCAGGCTCTACTCCTCCATGAGAATCTTATTCTCATTGCCGTTATCATTGTCACCTCCTATATCCTCATCTTTATCTTGAAGGCACGTCTTTCAGCCATCTGTCGTGAGAGCGTGACTCAATTATCTTTCAgccaaaaaatatataatttctGTGGAATATGTATTATGATTCACCAAAAGTCTACAATACTAACAGAACAACTCATAAGTGGTTAAATTTCAAGGTTAATTTCGCTATTTatttttattcctttccaaCACATAGGAGCAAATTGTTCCAAACTGGCATGTATTTTAGAAAACCAGGATAGCAGCCTTGAGTGGAACAAGCAGCTCATTAATGAGTTATTGAGGTGTACTGCAAATAGTTAATTTAGATGGGAGAAACAAACTAACCTCTCCATTATATAATTTGCCTCATCTTGACTAATAAGTTCTGCAGATGACAGTGGCCTAGTAAACTGAGCAATATTCCAGAAACCAACATCAGGTTGGCTTGCAAAACAGTGCCTAGTAAAATATTCATGGAAAGAAGCAGGGCCCTTATTGTGTCACGGAAAAGCTATACCCTGATCGACTCCATGGGCGCGTGAGATGCAGCCTTAGCCTTTGCAGATCAACATTGAGTGCACAAGAAGCAGGCACTGCAGATGTTTTAGGTTTTCCTTTCGTCCCGAAAGACAAGAAAAGTTCACAATAAACTTATGACAAAACTATCCATGCTAAGAAGATGTCAACCTAAAAAGCACTTTTTATTGCGATTAGCTTTAATGCATCAGGAGGGTATTCTTCACAAAGATATCAAACAAGTATATAGAAGCATAAAGGTTGAACCAGATCTCTCAATAAAAGCTAACCTTGTCAGGATCTGTCTAAAGAAATACTCTTTCTCTGTATGTCGATTTCTGATCTTTTGTTCAGGTAGTGCATCAAAGAACTGGCAAGGATTTTCATTGTTTTTATGCAACCTGTCTAAAAACATTTTGTGAATGTAGGGACGATACCTATGGGCTTAATAGAAATGAAAGCAAAACCTTTAAGAACAGAATATCTTTTAGATTTTTGAGCCTCAGACAAAGCCAAATATGGTTCAACAATATTTTCATGCCTCAACCTTGAAAGAGCCCTTCTGCAGGTCACAAATACAAAAGAGAAACATTAAAGATGTAGTGTTTAACAGGAAATAGTAACATGAAAAAGACCAGACGAATACACAAGAACACAATTGCAGTTGCAATGCAACAGACAAAACTTTAGACTTATCGGAGCAATCATGAAGGCCACTTACAGCTTGTCATGGACAAATCAAAGCAAGAGAAGGCCACTTACGATGATATAATCTTGTAAAATATTTCTCTGGTCAGCTTCCTTAACAACATGAAATTGGAACCATGAAGTGAAACCCTGTTGACTGGC encodes the following:
- the LOC101762006 gene encoding probable protein phosphatase 2C 34 yields the protein MLRALTRCCGHWPPGAAAADGMLWQTELRPHAAGEFSMAAAQANVAMEDQAQVLASPSATLVGVYDGHGGVDASRFLRSRLFPHVQRFATEQGGMSTEVIRRAFGAAEEEFHKQVRQEWTKRPRMAAVGSCCLLGAISGDTLYVANLGDSRAVLGRRVVGGGVAVAERLSDEHNAASEEVRRELAALNPDDAQIVVHARGAWRVKGIIQVSRSIGDFYLKKPEYSLDPLFRQVGPPVALKRPALSAEPSIQVRKLKPNDLFLIFASDGLWEHLSDDAAVQIVFKNPRTGIANRLVKAALKEATRKREVRYRDLRTIERGVRRHFHDDISVVVVYLDRHRERRHTRVIDSSSNCTSAPVDIYSSNTHQSAEPLQSYKS